GACGAGCCCAGGGCCTGCTGGAATCGACAAGCCTGTCGGTCGACAGGATCGGGCAGTTGACCGGTCTCGGCACGGCGAACAATCTCCGGCACCATTTCCTCAAACGGTTCGGCGTGTCGCCGAGCGACTACCGACGGGCGTTCCCCCGGGCATAGCGGCACCCGACTGTCTCGGCACCGAGCTGCACACCAGACCGCATCGAAATCCCAGGTCACCGCCCTCCTCATGCCCCGTCCGCGAGCTCGACGATCAGCGAGGCCTCACGTGTCCCCTGCCGAGGGCTGCCCGCCTTCGTCACTGCCATGCTGCCCCGCCGATGCCGCTGACCAGCGACGCCGGGTGATCCCGAGGGTGCCCGACGACGCTTCCGAGCCAGCGTCTCGTCAGTCGCGCGGCCTCGGAGTGTGGTGCCGTCCGCCAAGCCGTGCCCGAACGCCGCCGCGGCGCTTGAGCCCGCCCGCACCACTGGGAGGTGTCGTCGTCGGAGCTTCCTCGCCGACCGCGGTGGCTGTGGCCCTCTGCCCCGAGACGCCACGAAAGGCGGATCTCCTGCCTCGTACATCGATGAGTGACCAGTCCGGCACTTCCGAGTCCACGAACCCCGAGGTGCGGGCGAATCGGTTGTTCCGTCGGCGACCCTCGCGGCGCGGCGGGGTGCGTGGCATGCGCGAGCCGGTGGGACCGACTTCGGGAGCCCTGCTCCGCCGCCGGCCGCATGACGCGGATTCGTACCGGGGCTCCGGTGACCGCGGCCCGACACAGGCGACCTCAGGCAGGCGACGCCGAGCGCGGGCCATGCCGAGTTCACTCCGCCGAGCTCACTCGGCCGTGTGGTCGAGGATCGCCTCGGCCAGCTCCTGATGAGTCTCCAGCGGCAGCGTGTGCCCCATGCCCGCCACGATCTTCAATCGCGCTCCCGGAACACGCTCGGCGATGATCGCACCGTGCCCCGGCTTGACCGGCTCGTGGCTGCCCTCGATGACCAACGTCGGCGCCTGCACCCGGTGAAGCACGCCCACCGGCTCGAACTCCGGGCCGGCCGCCGCGGCCAGCCGGTGGTTGGCCGCCGCCGACAGGTCGACGGCCCGGTCGTAGACACGTTCCTGCTGCCGACGCGCGGCGTCCTCGTCGAACGGCAGCCCGGTGCCGTGCAGCACACGCTGCTCGGCGATCATGTTGTCGATCAGCTCCCGGCGGTCCTGCGCGGGCGGGGCGGTCATCAGCGCGCGGAAGAACTCCACGAACTCCGGCCTCGGCGCGGGCAGAGACTCCTCGGGCTGTTCCTGACCCGTCAGCGCTCGCAGGAGCACCTGCCCCTCGCCACCGCCCAGCGGCGAGGAGGCGATGACGGTCAGGGATCGCACCCGCTCCGGCGCCTCCACGGCGATGCACTGGCCGAGCAGCCCGCCCGCCGAATGGCCCACCAGGTGAGCGCTGTCCAGACCGTGGGCCGCTAACACGCGATAGACGTCGTTCTTGATGTCCTCCCAGGTGTACGGCGCGGTCGCGAAGTCGACGGTGCCCGACCTGCCGGTGTCACGGTGGTCGTATCGGATCACTCGGCGGCCGCCGGCGGTCAGCCGGCCGACGAGCTCGTCCGGCCACAGGACGCCCTGTGACATCGACCCCATGATCAACAGGATCGGCGTGTCCTTCTCGGCACCGAACTCTTCACTCCAGATGGTCACCTCTCGCATGCCTCACAGCATGTCGCCTCCGGCTGCGGACGCCTTCTGTAGAACTACCAGCCGCGCCAGATCCGTACGGGAGCCGATGCCCAGCTTCGGGTAGATCTTGTACAGGTGGTACTCGACCGTGCGTGGACTCAGGAACAGCCGGGCGGCGATCTGCCTGCTCGACAACCCGTCGGCGACCAGACCCGCGATGCGCAGTTCCTGCGGGGTCAGCACGTCGAGCACGCTGGGGGGCGGGGCGTCGCCGTTCTCGCCTGCCGCCCGCAGCTCGTCCCGCGCGCGCCGCGCCCACGGCAGAGCGCCCGCCTGCTCGAAGACCTCCCACGCCGTCCGCAGGTGCGCTCGTGCCTGGCCGGGCCGCTGCGTGCGACGCAGACGCTCACCCAGCAGCAGCGCGGTCCTGGCCGCCTCGAACGGGTTGGTGTGCAGCCGCAGCGCCTCGACGAACGCCTCCTCAGCCGATGCGGCCAGACCTCGACAGCGGGCCAGCAGCGCGCGGGACTCGGCTGTCGCGGCGTGCTCGGTGGATCGCTCGTAGGCCGAGAACGCCACGCGGGCACCGGCCGCGTCGCCCGCGCCCACCGCGGCCTCCAGAAGATCCGGCATGGTTCGCCACGTGACGGTCGGGTGCCCCGCGCCCGGCCCGGCCGCCGCGACGGCTCGGAGACGTTCGTACGCCGACCCGTAGCGGCCCAGGCACAACTCGAGCATCCCCCGCGCGTACGCGGCCACTCCGGCGTGCAGCCCTACCCGGTGCGGCAGGGCGATGGCCAGTGCCTCGCGGGCCTGCCGTTCGCAGAGTTCTCCCTCACCGCGCAGCGCCGCCAGCACCGCCAGATTGGCCAGGTGCGCGGCCACCGTGTTCTCGTAGCCTGCCTCCCGTGCCAACGCCAGACCCTCCTCCGAGACGGCCTGGCTGCGCGCGAGCCGTCCGGCGATGCGGTCGCCGGTCGCCACGAACGCCAGCACGACGGGCAGCTGCCCGGCCATCCCCGACACCCTCGCCACGCGCCCGGCGCGCTCGGCCGTCTCGGCCGCCAGATCCGACTCGCCCAGGGCACTGGCCGCGGCCGTCGCCCACAGGTGGCCTGTCGCATCCGCCTGCTCGTCGGCCCGCGACAGTGCTCGTCGCAGCAGACGCGGCCCGGCGGCGTCGCCGTGCAGAGTCGCGCCGATCCCCACCAGCGTGTCCCGCAGGAATCCCTTCGGGTGCGCCGCCGCCCGACGGCCGAGTTCCACGATGGCCGCCGTGTCGCCGACGTAGGAGGCCGCCTCCACGGCGTCGGCCAGCATGTCCAGGCCGTCGCCCGCCGCCAGTATCCGCACGGCCTCTGCGGCGTTGCCCGAGTTCAACTCGAACCGGCCCCGCAGCCGGGCGATCTCCATCGCGAGAGCGTCGTCGTGTGTCCCCTCACGTGCCTCGGCAAGCAGCGATTCGGCCTGCCCCGGTCTGCCGGCGAGCCACGCCGCCACGGCGGCGTCCTTACGTCGGACGGCGCGGTCGCGCGGATCGGGGGTCAGATCGGCGGCTCTGGCCAGGGCGGTGGCGGCGGCGCCGTATCCGCCGCGGTCACGAGCCCGTTCGGCGGCGTCGGCCAGCGCCGCGGCGACCGGCTCCGCTTGGCCCAGGGCGGCTCCGGCCAGGTGCCACGCTCTCCCGTCGCCCGTGGTCAGCTCCGCCACGGCGGCGTGCATGCGGCGGATCTCGGCGGGGGCGGCGGCCTCGTGAACCGCGGATCGCATGAGCGGGTGACGGAAGTGCACTTCGGTGCCCGACGCCTGGATCAACCCGCGCTCCTCCAGTTCGGCGAAGGCTGCCGTCACCGCGTCCGAAGACGGCTCTGGCACCAGCCGCTCGGCGGCACTCAGGACCACTTTGAGGTCGCTCTCGACAGCGGTCAGGAGGGCGACCAGCCGGGCCGGAACCGACAACCCGGTCACTCGGTCGCCGAAGAGTCGGGCGCCGCCGGGCAGGGGGTCGGGCAGCGGGTCGCGGCCTGCGAGCTGCGCGGGCGTCAGCCGGGCGGCGATCTCGGTCAGGGCCAGCGGGTTGGCCCCGGTCAGCGTGATGACTTCTCGTCGCACCGGGCCGATCATCGACCCGTGTCGTGACTCGAGCAGCTCGGCCGCGGCGTCCTCGCGCAGGCCCCGCACGTTCACCGTCGACGGCACGCCGGTGACAGCGGCGTCGCCGCGGACGGCGAGCAACATCGCGATCCGCTCGGTGCCCAGTCGCCTGGCGGCGAACAGCAGCGAGTCGGCCGAGGCCCGGTCGATCCAGTGAAAGTCGTCGACCACACAGATCAGGCCCTCCTGCCCCGCAGCCTCGACCAGCGCCGACAGCACTCCCGCGCCGAGGAGGAAGCGGTCGCCGACGCCGTGGGCGGCGTGGCCCAAGGCCGCTCGCACCGCGTCACGCTGCGGCCCGGGCAGCGTGTCCAGCAGACCGGCCACCGGCCGCAGCAACTGGTGCAGCGCCGCGAACGCCAGGTCCGACTCGGACTCGACGCCGCAGGCTCGCAACACCCTCGTCGACTCGGCCCGCTCGACCACCGCGTCGAGCAGGGCGGTCTTGCCCGCGCCTGCCTCACCGCGAAGCACCACCGCCCCGCCGTAGCCTCGGCGGGCCCGTGCGATCACTTCGTCGAGGGCGCTGACCTCCGTAGACCTTCCATAGAGCACGGAGGACCACTGTAAAGGGGCTGCCATACCGGCGCGCTCGGCGGACGGACCGTCAGTGGGAGCCGGACCCGCACTCTGCGCTCGACGGCGGGGTGTGAGACCACGGGACTCCCCGGCTTCCGCGACCTTCCCGCGGGCCGTAGCGCGGCAGCGATCTCCCTCCGGCCTCGGCCCGCCGGCTCTCACCGTCTCCCATGACGGCGCGGCGCCGAGTGCGGCCGCCGGTGTCGTCCGGACCACGCGCGGGTCGGTGGACGGCGCACGAGCCGTCGCCGGCCGGACCTCAGTCACGTCGCCGGCCCGCACCCGTCGGGCCGTCCTGTCGACAGTCCGTCGCGGGTCGGACCCGTCCCGACACCCGAAAATCCTGACCACCGATAAGTGAACCTTATCGGCGGTCAGGATGAGTGACGGGGTGATCACCAGGCGTTCTCGACCCTTAATGTTTCGTTAGAAACGTTAGGAGCAAACGTAATGAAATGGAGTCAGGAAATCGGTCCGCCTTCTGCTGTCGACGTGCCTCCCGTCGCTGGAGAGAGGTCGACGACAGGAGCGACGGGTCGACACGCTTTCGCGCGCGGGCGACGCACGGAGAAGGGGCGGCTCGCGAGACCGGGCCGTCGCCGCGGTCATGCGGCCGCTTCGGCGAGTTCGTGTCGGGGCGGCATCGACGGACCTCTGCCGCGATCGCCGGCACATCGGCACAGGGAAAGGCCTTCGGCGCGATATCGAGGGGTACCGGGATGCCCCGGCGACTACTAGACATGACGAAACTCTGACGAAACCAAGGCGCTGGTCAGCGTCGACGGCCGACGCGAAGGCGGAGAAAGGCCTTCAGGTGGACCGGACCGGATTCGGGCGCCAGGGAGACGATCTCGAAGACGATGCAGCGAGCGGCTGAGCATCGGTTCGGCGCACCGATCAGGGGCCGCGCCGATCTGGAGCCGCCGGGTGCGGGCCAGTCGGCGGTTGACCGCCACGGTGCAGGTGGGTTCGGCACGGCGGGCGTCGGCGCGGCCACTCAGGGCGCGGATGACCAGGACGCGGACGGGACCGTCGCTTCCGGGCGCGGTGCCGAGACGGAAGGTCGGCGGTCAGATGGCGCCAGGCCGGGCAGCGGCCGGACCAGGGCTGATCTCGTCTCACCCGCCCCGCGCCCAGGCAGGGTCACGTACTCCGGAACAGCCGGTCCAGATGCACGTCGATCGCGGCGAGCGCGTCCTGGGTCTCGATCACGTCGAGTTCGATCAGGGAGGTGAAGCCGGTGAGCGCGAGGAGCAGGTTGGTCTCGATCGCCGGGTCACGGCCGGAGTCGATGTGTCCGTCGGCGATCGCCTGGTGGACCAGCCGCTCGACCAGGGCCCGCCCTTGGGCAAGGCCGCGGCGCGCCTGCTCGCGCACGGCCTCATCGTGCAGCGCCTCCAGGACGTAGGCGGCGCTCATCCGGCTCGTCGCCCGGGCATCGGCATGCAGCGGGAGCATCTCCGCGAGCGTCAGTCGCAGCACGGCACGGGGGTGCGGACGGTTGCCGAGCTCGGCCAGCCCCTGGTGTATGCGCACCGAGGTCTGCTCGGACGCGAAGTCCATGGCGAAGGAGAGCATGGCGGTCCGGGAGGCGAAGTAGTGCTGCAGCTGCCCGAGTGACATGCCCGCCTCCTGCGCCACCACGCGCATCGTCAGCTGTGTGACGCCGCGCTGCTCCACCACCCGCCACAGTGCGCGGGCGATCGCTTCGCGGCGTCGGCGGTGATCCACCTGTTTCGGCATCGCCGACCCTCCCCTTGTTCCAATACGGTTGACATAATACATCTGACCCATAATCCTGCGGTCCACGCGAGGGAAGGAAGCCGTCATGTCCGAGCAGCCGAAGGTACGGACCACGGAAGGCCTGGTGCAGGGGCGCAGGCGGCACGGGCACGCGGTGTTCCGCGGCATCCCCTACGCCCGGCCCCCGGTCGGAGCGCTCCGCTTCGCCGCGCCCGCGCCGCCGCACCGCTGGGAGGGGACGAGGCAGGCGATCGAGTTCGGCCCCGTGGTGCCGCTGTCCCTGCCGATCGACGTGCCCCCGCAGGGCACCGACTGGCTGACCCTCAACGTCGGCACCCCGGACCCCGGCGCGGCGGGCCTGCCGGTGCTGGTGTGGATCCCCGTGGGCGGCTACCTCTCGGCGGCGTCGAGCGACCCGATGTACGACCCGGCAGCGCTGGCTGAGGCGGGAGTCGTCGTGGTGACCGTCAACTGCCGCGTGGGCGCGGAGGGATTCGCCTTCCTCGACGACGCGCCGCCCAACCGCGGACTGCTCGACCAGATCGCGGCGCTGGAGTGGGTGCAGCGCAACATCGCCGCCTTCGGGGGCGACCCCGGCAAGGTCACCGTGGGCGGGGTGTCCGCCGGGGCGGGCTCGGTCGCCGCCCTGCTGACGATGACGTCCGCGCGCGGGCTGTTCCGGCGGGCCATCGCCCATTCGGTACCGGGGCTGCACAGCACCCCCGCGCTGGCGCGGCAGGTCACCGCCGCGTTCGCGGATCGGCTCGGCGCGGCGGCCCCCACCGCCGAAGCCCTGCGCGACATCGACCCATGGCGCCTGGCCGCCGAGCTCACCTCCTTCAACGCGGGCCTTCACGCGCACCGGGAGAGCTGGGGACGGCTCACGGATACCGGCACCGCGCTGTGCCCCGTCGTCGACGGCGAGGTCCTCCCGGAAACGCCCTGGCCCGCGCTGACCGGCGGGCGTGCGAGCGGGACCGAACTGCTCGTCGGCCACACCCGGGACGAATTCCGGTACTTCAGCGTCATGAGCGGGCGATACGGCACCTTCACCGAGGAGGACGCCCGCGCAGCCCTGGAACTGCACGCCCCGCGACCGGACGGCGCGCGGGCCTACCGTGCCGCGTTTCCGCAGGCAGGCCCGGAGGAGCTGGTGGAGACGGTGTACTCCGACGCCCTCTTCCGCATGCCGTCGCAGAAGCTGGCCGAGGCGAACGCCGTAGCAGGCGGCACCTCGTACCTGTTCGAACTGTGCTGGGTCGCCCCGGTCCTCGGCGGCATCCTGGGCGCCTGCCACAGCCTCGACGTGCCCTTGGCGTTCGGCACGCTGGACAGTCCCGTCGGCACCCAGCTCATCGGCGAGGATCCCACTTCCGAGGCCGTCGCGCTCTCCCGTGAACTCCACGAGGCCTGGGTCCGCTTCGTCACCACCGGCGACGCGGGCTGGCCCGCCCACCGGCCCGGTGGGCACCTCACCCGCGTCCTGGACGCCGAGTCGAAGACTTTGCCCTACCCCGAACAGGCATCCCGTCGGATCTGGGAAGGCCGCTCCCCCGCCCCCTTCGATCTCTCGTGACGTAGGTGAACCGCCCCAGGCCGTGCCGCCGACGACGGCGGTGTAGGAGGCAGGGGGACAGGAAGCCGCCGGCATCTCGACCATGCCGCGGCACAACGCCGCGCGCGATCGACGGCACGCGGGCCGGCCGGTGCCGACGCCGCCGCGCCAGGGGATGTACGGCTCCACGGCTGCCTCGCGAACGCCATGTCCGTCTGCTGTTCGAAAGCGCGGCCGTCGACGCGCTGTCCGATCGACTGCCTCAGGCCGTTCGGGGCGGTCGCCCCGCCGACTCCCTCACCTGCCGGACGGCCTCCTGGACACCTCCGGACCAGGGCGCGCCATGGCCTGGAAGCACCCACTTCGCCCTGACCTCGGCAAGGCGGTCGAGCGAGTGCAGCGCCTGTGTCGGATCGTCGGTGAACGGAGCGGCCTGCGGGCCGCTCCGGCCGGTCAGCACATGCCGTGTGGTGAGTGCGTCGCCGACGAAGAGCGCGTCGACCGCGGGCACCTGGACGGCGACGCTGCCCGGTGAGTGTCCGGGCAGGCCGAGAACGCGAGGAGCGCCGGGCAGTTCGAGGACGTCGCCGTCGTCGAACTCCACGACCTCGCGCGGATGGTCGGTCCGCAGGCCGCCTTTGCCTGCGGCGTACCAGAGGAAGCGGGCCATGGGGCCGATCCGGGCACCACTCCAGACCGGTCGGCTCGTCACCTCGCCGCGGGCGCGGGCGGCATCGGCGTGGTGGACGTAGATCGGTACGTCGTGCTCGCGGCGGAGGCGTTCGGCGAAACCCAGGTGGTCGGTGTCGCCGTGGGTCAGCACGACGCCGCGGACGTCGCGGAGAGAGCGGCCCAGCCCCGCGAGTTCCGCGGTCAACTCCCGCCAGTGCCCGGCCAGTCCGGCGTCCACGACGGTCACGCCGTCTTCGGTCACGACCAGGTACGCCGCGACGATGTCGTTGCCGATGCGGTGCAGCCCCTCATCGAGCCTCATGGCGTGCTCCTCCTTCATGAACCGCTAACATGGCTACGTTCGATAGCCATCATGGCTAGGATACATAGCTATGAGAGGAGACTCGTGCCGACACCCAGACGGACGTCTCAGGAGGAGATCGTCACGGTCGCCCGCGACATCCTGGAGCGACACGGACCCGCCCACCTGACGATGCAAGCCGTGGCCGAGCGCGTCGGTGTGCGGGCCCCCTCCCTGTACAAGCGAGTTCGCAACCGCGACGACCTGCTTCGACTTGCCACCGAGGCCACCATCCGCGATCTGAGCGAGGAACTGCACGCGATCGATGCCACCGGCGACCCCCGACGAGTGCTCGGTGATCTCGCCCGCACGATCCGCGCCTTCGCCCATGCCCGCCCGCACGGCTATCACCTGGTCTTCACGAACGCCTCCGCCGCGGCCCGGCCGGACCCCGCGCTGTTGGCCGAGGCGGCGGCCCCGGTACTGAACCTGGCCGCCGTCCTCGCCGGCCCCGAGCACGCCCTCGAAGCCGCACGCACCATCACGGCCTGGACGCACGGCTTCATCAGCATGGAGCTGGCCGGTGCGTTCAATCTGGGCGGCGACGTCGAGAGCGCGTATGAATTCGGCGTCGACCGCCTTGCCGACGCCCTCGCCCGATGAAGCCCGCCAGGGACGGGCTCGCCGACTCGCCCGCGAGAGTCGGCACCCGGCGACCTGACGCGATCCGCAGCCGCCTCTTCGATGGCGGGCCGCGGACCATGGCTACAGCTGGAAGCCCGCCGGGCCGCGCACGGTGGCGGCTGCGAGTTCCCTGACCCGGGCAGCGGAGGCGGGCACACCGGGAGACTGTTGAACCCAGGCCACGAACTCCATGGGAGTAAGGCCGGCAGGCGGCTGTCCCGTGTACGGGAGGGCGTACAGCGGGGTGTTGGGTCCGCTCAGCCAACTGTCGGCCAGGCTGCCGAGGTCGACCGTGTCGAAACCGAGGATGTCGAGAAACTCGGCCACCTCGCTCTTGGCGGCCGGATCGTCCCCGGACAGCGGCACCGCCGTCCGGTCGGGAGCTCCGGCCGGCCGGAACAGGTTCAACAGCTGCTTGGGACCGATGGAGTGCAATGCCTTGACCACACGGGATTGAGCGAGATGGCGCTGCACCAGTTCGCTGGACGTCAGCTCGTCGTCGTCGAGTTCGGGGACCCTCCACTCCGGCTTCGGAGCGTAGTTCATGGGATCGATCACGGTCTTGCCCGCCAGTTCGGCCCGAGGCAGCCGTTCGTGAGCGGCCAACGGCACAGACGCCAGGACCAGGTCTCCCGCCTCCGCCGCCTCGGCCGGGGTCGCCGCGCGAGCCCGCTCGCCGAGGTCGGCGACGAGGTCGGCCAACGTCGCCGGGCCGCGTGAGTTGCTCAGGACGACGGCCAGTCCTGCGTCGACGGCGCGGCGCGCGACACCGACGCCGACCATGCCGGTGCCGATGATGCCGAGGGTTGTCGTGCTCACTTCTTCTCCATTCGAGTATCACCGCATCGCGGCGTCCGACGGTCGGAACGCTGCGGCGGGTTCGTCCCCCATTCCAGCCGGGGTGATCTGCACGAACAATGCTCAGAACCACCCGGAAGCGATCACATCGTGTGATAGATCAGAAGAATGGAACTGAGGGCGTTGCAGTACTTCGTGACCGTCGCCGAGGAGCTGCACTTCGGGCGTGCGGCGCAACGGCTCCGTATCGTGCAGCCCGCGGTCAGCCAGCAGATCGCCCGGCTCGAACGCGAACTGGGCGTACGTCTGCTTGACCGCACCTCACGACGAGTGCGACTCACCTCGGCGGGCGATCGGGTGCTGTTGGCGGCCCGGGAGACCCTTGCTTCGGCAGCGCGGGTGCGAGTGGTCGCCGGAGAACCGGCCGCTGCTCTCCGGATCGGGGTGGCGTCCTGCGTGACCCGACGACTCGACGAGGCGATGACCCGCCTGTGTGACAGCGAACGCCCCACCCAGCCGGAACTAATCGATCTCCCGGTGACCGCGCGCCTGGACGCCGTTCGCGACGGCGAGCTTGACCTGGCACTGGTCCGGGGCGCGGTCGCATCGACATCGGTGACCGTGGCTCGTGCCTGGTCGGAGCCGCTGCACGCGGTGCTCGTCCGCGACCATCCCGCCGCCTGTGAGCCCGCGGTGAGACTGCACGACCTCGATCCGCGCGGCCTGCGGCTTCCCGTCCGCGACAGCGACCCTCCGATGTACGACGCGATCCTGGCCGCCCTGCCGGTGGCCCCGCTGAGGCCGCCCGCCGGGGACCTGCTCCAGGTGCTGTTCGAGGTGGGTCGGGACCCGGAAGGCTGGACGCTGGCGGCTGCGGAGCAGCTCGGCGGTTCGCATTCCGAACGCCTGCGCCAAGTACCCCTCGACCCCCCGCTGACCGTCGACGGCCACGTCGTCACCTCGCTGGCCACCCCCGAGTCCTGCGTGGCGTCGTATGTGGCGGCGTTCGCGGAGTGACCAGCGGCTGCCGTCCCCTGCACGCACGGATCGATTTCGGCGACCTCTGCGTGGGAGATCCGGTCTGAGGTCTGGCCGCCGCCTGGGTACTGCTGCCGGACGGCGCGGCCGACCGCCTGTACTCGGGCAACCAGCCGATCACGGACGTCGCGACAGTGCGTCGCGCCCGAGGCTGCGCGGTACGGCAGGCCCTCGTCTGTCTCCCCATCGGAGAGGCGTCCGCAGCCGCCCCGGCGGCACACCGACCTGGTCCCCGGCCCCGGCCCACGCCGCGACGCCTCATCGCCAAGGCCGGTTTCTGTTCAGTCGACGGCCCGTTCGCTCAGGTCGAAGTCACGGGGCAGGACCGCGTAGGGCGGCCACGGGAACGAGAAGCCCACGGGGTCAGCCGATCACCTGGTCTCCCACGGCGAGGAGGGTCATCGTGCGGCACGGAATCCGATGACGAAGGTCGGCCGGCGCGTCGTCGGTGATCGCGCTCGGCCCGTCAGACGAGGACGACGATGACAGTCAGCTCGCTGGCATGCCGGTGACCACGCCCCGTCAGAGCTCCGGCGATTCCGTCGAACAGCCTCGTCGGACCGAGGCCAGCCTGCGGCGCAGGTGCGCCCGCTCTGGTTCGGTGTGTGCCAGTTCGAGCGCTTCCCGGTACGCCGATGCGGCTTCGTCGCACCGATCGAGTCTGCGCAGCAGGTCGCCTCGGGCGGTCGGGTACGGGCCGTAGCCGCGCAGTCGAGGTTCGTCCGCCAGCGCGGCGAGCAGCCGCAGGCCGGCCTCGGGGCCGTCGCGCATGGCCACCGCCACCGCCCGGTTCACGGCCACGACCGGGGACGGCGTCAGTCGAAGCAGGACGTCGTAGAGGGCGACGATCTGCGGCCAGTCGGTGCAGTCGACATCCTGGGCCTCGACGTGCAGGGCGGCGATCGCGGCCTGCACGCCGTACGGTCCCGGCGGGCCGCCGGTCAGCGCGGTGACCGCCAGTTCCCGCCCCTCCTCGATCATCGTCCGGTCCCAGCGGGAGCGGTCCTGCTCATCAAGCAGCCGAATCTCCCCGTCGAGGCCGGTGCGGGCGTCGCGCCGCGCATGCGTCGACAACAGCAGCGCGAGGAGTCCGGCGATCTCCCGTTCGGCCGGGAGCAGGCGATACAGGATGCGGGTCAGTCGGAGCGCTTCCTCGGCGACGTCGAGACGCTGTAGGTTCGGGCCCGAGCTGGCGGCATAGCCCTCGGTGTAGAGGGAGTAGAGGACCTGGAGCACGCCGGGCAGGCGGTCCGGCAGTTCGTCGGGACCCGGTACCCGGAAGGGGATGCGGGCCTGCCGGATCTTCCGCTTCACACGCACGATCCGCTGGGCCATCGTGGCCGTCGGGATCAGGAAAGCCCGCGCGACCTCAGGCGTAGTGAGACCCGCCAGACACCGCAGGGTCAGGGCTCCACGATCCTCGGCGGACAGCGCCGGATGGGCGCAGGTGAAGAAGAGCTGCAACCGCTCGTCCGGAAGGTCGCCGTCGGCGTCCGCAGGCGGCGACGGGTCGGCTCGGTCCGCCTCCACCTGTAGGACCGCGAGCCTGGCGGCGTAGGCGGTGTCTCGCCGCAGTCGGTCGACGGCCTTGCGGCGCGCCGTCGTGAGCAGCCACGCTCCCGGCCTGCGGGGCACTCCGTCGGCCGGCCAGTGCACCAGCGCCGCCTCGACGGCCTCGGAGGCGACCTCTTCGGCCAGGTCGAGATCGCCGAAGCGGTGGACGAGAGCGGCGAGCAGCCTGCCGCGTTCCTCGCGGAACACCGCCTCGATCGAGGTGGCCGCCGAGGGTGAGGCACTGTCCGGGCACGTCGAGGGTCGCCCGTCGCGCAGGCCTTCGGCTGCTGCGTCGCTCTCGCCCATCGCCGTCAGTCGGTGCTGTCGCCGAAGTCGGCGATCGGCCGAACCACGACGGAGCCGCCGCCCCGCGAGCCGGGACAGCGGGCCGCCCAGTCGAGGGCGACGTCCAGGTTCGGCACGTCGATGACCTCGTACCCGCCGAGGACCTCCCGGGTCTCGGCGAACGGTCCGTCGGTGACGTTGCGCTCGCCCGCGGCGTCGACCCGGACCGTCGTGGCGGTGGTCAGGTCCGCGAGCGAGTGACCGCCGACCAGGACGCCGGCGTCGCGCATCGCCTTCTCGTGCTCGATCCAGTCCTGCGGCGTGCACTGGCTGGCCGCGTCGACCGAGGCCGCGTAGATCAACAGCATGTACTTCACGATCTGTCTCCTGTCGTGGTCTGGCACGGCGGGGCCGCCGTACTGGATGACGACGGACGGGGGATCGTCATATCGACCGAGGTCTCCAGAATTTTTTCGCCGCCGTGGTCGAACCGGCGGCGACGGGCCGGGCCGCCCCTCCGCGCCAGAGCGCCCCAGCCGTCAT
This genomic stretch from Actinoalloteichus hoggarensis harbors:
- a CDS encoding alpha/beta fold hydrolase; the encoded protein is MREVTIWSEEFGAEKDTPILLIMGSMSQGVLWPDELVGRLTAGGRRVIRYDHRDTGRSGTVDFATAPYTWEDIKNDVYRVLAAHGLDSAHLVGHSAGGLLGQCIAVEAPERVRSLTVIASSPLGGGEGQVLLRALTGQEQPEESLPAPRPEFVEFFRALMTAPPAQDRRELIDNMIAEQRVLHGTGLPFDEDAARRQQERVYDRAVDLSAAANHRLAAAAGPEFEPVGVLHRVQAPTLVIEGSHEPVKPGHGAIIAERVPGARLKIVAGMGHTLPLETHQELAEAILDHTAE
- a CDS encoding helix-turn-helix transcriptional regulator, translated to MLYGRSTEVSALDEVIARARRGYGGAVVLRGEAGAGKTALLDAVVERAESTRVLRACGVESESDLAFAALHQLLRPVAGLLDTLPGPQRDAVRAALGHAAHGVGDRFLLGAGVLSALVEAAGQEGLICVVDDFHWIDRASADSLLFAARRLGTERIAMLLAVRGDAAVTGVPSTVNVRGLREDAAAELLESRHGSMIGPVRREVITLTGANPLALTEIAARLTPAQLAGRDPLPDPLPGGARLFGDRVTGLSVPARLVALLTAVESDLKVVLSAAERLVPEPSSDAVTAAFAELEERGLIQASGTEVHFRHPLMRSAVHEAAAPAEIRRMHAAVAELTTGDGRAWHLAGAALGQAEPVAAALADAAERARDRGGYGAAATALARAADLTPDPRDRAVRRKDAAVAAWLAGRPGQAESLLAEAREGTHDDALAMEIARLRGRFELNSGNAAEAVRILAAGDGLDMLADAVEAASYVGDTAAIVELGRRAAAHPKGFLRDTLVGIGATLHGDAAGPRLLRRALSRADEQADATGHLWATAAASALGESDLAAETAERAGRVARVSGMAGQLPVVLAFVATGDRIAGRLARSQAVSEEGLALAREAGYENTVAAHLANLAVLAALRGEGELCERQAREALAIALPHRVGLHAGVAAYARGMLELCLGRYGSAYERLRAVAAAGPGAGHPTVTWRTMPDLLEAAVGAGDAAGARVAFSAYERSTEHAATAESRALLARCRGLAASAEEAFVEALRLHTNPFEAARTALLLGERLRRTQRPGQARAHLRTAWEVFEQAGALPWARRARDELRAAGENGDAPPPSVLDVLTPQELRIAGLVADGLSSRQIAARLFLSPRTVEYHLYKIYPKLGIGSRTDLARLVVLQKASAAGGDML
- a CDS encoding TetR/AcrR family transcriptional regulator encodes the protein MYYVNRIGTRGGSAMPKQVDHRRRREAIARALWRVVEQRGVTQLTMRVVAQEAGMSLGQLQHYFASRTAMLSFAMDFASEQTSVRIHQGLAELGNRPHPRAVLRLTLAEMLPLHADARATSRMSAAYVLEALHDEAVREQARRGLAQGRALVERLVHQAIADGHIDSGRDPAIETNLLLALTGFTSLIELDVIETQDALAAIDVHLDRLFRST
- a CDS encoding carboxylesterase/lipase family protein, encoding MSEQPKVRTTEGLVQGRRRHGHAVFRGIPYARPPVGALRFAAPAPPHRWEGTRQAIEFGPVVPLSLPIDVPPQGTDWLTLNVGTPDPGAAGLPVLVWIPVGGYLSAASSDPMYDPAALAEAGVVVVTVNCRVGAEGFAFLDDAPPNRGLLDQIAALEWVQRNIAAFGGDPGKVTVGGVSAGAGSVAALLTMTSARGLFRRAIAHSVPGLHSTPALARQVTAAFADRLGAAAPTAEALRDIDPWRLAAELTSFNAGLHAHRESWGRLTDTGTALCPVVDGEVLPETPWPALTGGRASGTELLVGHTRDEFRYFSVMSGRYGTFTEEDARAALELHAPRPDGARAYRAAFPQAGPEELVETVYSDALFRMPSQKLAEANAVAGGTSYLFELCWVAPVLGGILGACHSLDVPLAFGTLDSPVGTQLIGEDPTSEAVALSRELHEAWVRFVTTGDAGWPAHRPGGHLTRVLDAESKTLPYPEQASRRIWEGRSPAPFDLS
- a CDS encoding MBL fold metallo-hydrolase, which translates into the protein MRLDEGLHRIGNDIVAAYLVVTEDGVTVVDAGLAGHWRELTAELAGLGRSLRDVRGVVLTHGDTDHLGFAERLRREHDVPIYVHHADAARARGEVTSRPVWSGARIGPMARFLWYAAGKGGLRTDHPREVVEFDDGDVLELPGAPRVLGLPGHSPGSVAVQVPAVDALFVGDALTTRHVLTGRSGPQAAPFTDDPTQALHSLDRLAEVRAKWVLPGHGAPWSGGVQEAVRQVRESAGRPPRTA